The genomic interval TCCATAGACCGGCGCGACGGCACGAGGTTCGTCATTCAAGCCCATGTAGCTCAGTCGGCAGAGCGCGTCCTTGGTAAGGACGAGGTCTCCGGTTCAATCCCGGACATGGGCTCCATCATCACCGACCGGTAGAGACGAGGGAGGCCCCCGGATGGCCAAGCAGAAGTTTGATCGGACGAAGCCGCACGTGAACATTGGGACGATTGGGCACATTGATCACGGCAAGACGACGTTGACGTCGGCGATCACGAAGGTGCTGCACACGAAGTTCAACGCGGTGGCGGTGCGGGAT from Candidatus Methylomirabilota bacterium carries:
- a CDS encoding GTP-binding protein, whose product is MAKQKFDRTKPHVNIGTIGHIDHGKTTLTSAITKVLHTKFNAVAVRD